A genomic region of Pseudopipra pipra isolate bDixPip1 chromosome W, bDixPip1.hap1, whole genome shotgun sequence contains the following coding sequences:
- the LOC135405499 gene encoding zinc finger protein 664-like isoform X1, translated as MDLGRRNPRGNTVSPCFPPHQDLSFPKLGWMEEEAARKRKMPWAPQAGPELRRESPEDKSPRETLVGEAVLKGSMVQEGSGEEKGRRSPRRRGSKAIPGCSEEEGPSLCREGSWSLRGSSELVVHEQAPSREKPFKCLECGKSFSGSSHLIRHLHIHTGERPYPCGECGKSFRQSSHLLTHQHIHTGERPYTCWECGKSFNQSSTLRTHQRIHTGEWPYKCLECGKRFQTSSHLLLHERTHTDERPFRCTDCGKGFNRNSNLVTHRRIHTGERPYKCGECGKSFTQSSTLTRHQRTHQ; from the exons atggacttgggcaggaggaacccccgAGGCAACACagtcagcccttgttttcccccccatcaggatttgtccttcccaaagcttgggtggatggaggaggaggctgcgaggaagaggaagatgccttgggccccccaggcag gccccgagctgaggagggagagcccggaggacaaatccccccgtgagaccctggtgggagaggccgttttgaagggctccatggtgcaggaaggcagcggggaggaaaagggccggagatccccccgcaggaggggctccaaagccatcccagggtgctctgaggaagAAGgacccagcctgtgccgggaaggcagctggagcttgagggggagttctgagctggtggtccaTGAGCaggctcccagcagggagaagcccttcaagtgcttggaatgtgggaagagcttcagcgggagctcccacctgatccgacacctgcacatccacactggggaacggccctacccatgtggggaatgtgggaagagcttcaggcagagttcccacctcctcacccaccagcacatccacactggggaacggccctacaccTGTTGGGaatgcgggaagagcttcaaccagagctCCACCCTTCGCACCCACcaacgcatccacactggggaatggccctacaagtgcttggaatgtgggaagaggtttcagaccagctcacatctcctcctgcatgagcggacgcacacggatgagaggcccttccgctgcaccgactgcgggaagggcttcaaccggaactccaaCCTCGTCACtcaccggcgcatccacacaggggagagaccctacaagtgtggggagtgtgggaagagcttcacccagagctctacCTTGACCAGACACCAGCGGACTCACCAATAa
- the LOC135405499 gene encoding gastrula zinc finger protein XlCGF49.1-like isoform X2, with protein sequence MEEEAARKRKMPWAPQAGPELRRESPEDKSPRETLVGEAVLKGSMVQEGSGEEKGRRSPRRRGSKAIPGCSEEEGPSLCREGSWSLRGSSELVVHEQAPSREKPFKCLECGKSFSGSSHLIRHLHIHTGERPYPCGECGKSFRQSSHLLTHQHIHTGERPYTCWECGKSFNQSSTLRTHQRIHTGEWPYKCLECGKRFQTSSHLLLHERTHTDERPFRCTDCGKGFNRNSNLVTHRRIHTGERPYKCGECGKSFTQSSTLTRHQRTHQ encoded by the coding sequence gccccgagctgaggagggagagcccggaggacaaatccccccgtgagaccctggtgggagaggccgttttgaagggctccatggtgcaggaaggcagcggggaggaaaagggccggagatccccccgcaggaggggctccaaagccatcccagggtgctctgaggaagAAGgacccagcctgtgccgggaaggcagctggagcttgagggggagttctgagctggtggtccaTGAGCaggctcccagcagggagaagcccttcaagtgcttggaatgtgggaagagcttcagcgggagctcccacctgatccgacacctgcacatccacactggggaacggccctacccatgtggggaatgtgggaagagcttcaggcagagttcccacctcctcacccaccagcacatccacactggggaacggccctacaccTGTTGGGaatgcgggaagagcttcaaccagagctCCACCCTTCGCACCCACcaacgcatccacactggggaatggccctacaagtgcttggaatgtgggaagaggtttcagaccagctcacatctcctcctgcatgagcggacgcacacggatgagaggcccttccgctgcaccgactgcgggaagggcttcaaccggaactccaaCCTCGTCACtcaccggcgcatccacacaggggagagaccctacaagtgtggggagtgtgggaagagcttcacccagagctctacCTTGACCAGACACCAGCGGACTCACCAATAa